AAAAAGTGAACCACGACTTCGAGCCCAAGATCATCGCCTTCGTCTGCACCTGGTGCACCTACGCCGGGGCCGACCTGGCGGGGACCAGCCGGATGCAGTACCCGGCCAACGTGCGGGT
Above is a window of Desulfuromonadales bacterium DNA encoding:
- a CDS encoding hydrogenase iron-sulfur subunit, whose protein sequence is MHAEKVNHDFEPKIIAFVCTWCTYAGADLAGTSRMQYPANVRV